One region of Gouania willdenowi chromosome 13, fGouWil2.1, whole genome shotgun sequence genomic DNA includes:
- the gap43 gene encoding neuromodulin, translated as MLCCIRRTKPVEKNEDGDQKIEQDGTPNKPEDKAHKAATKIQASFRGHITRKKMKDGEEEKEGDSPAAAEEATEGGEEEKKVNGEETPAIDEAEEVESKKKEEDKSQAKSPVAEKPPATATSPVAAAPVAASPTAATAPSKAQKEEPKVVEKAEEKPKEVEAPAAAAKSPTTVTAKEKEEEKSEEKKEEARQADVPAVSPTAEKEKPNQTKENQEESKAEEPTPADAAEEPAESKDD; from the exons ATGCTGTGCTGCATAAGAAGAACCAAGCCG GTTGAGAAGAATGAAGATGGGGACCAGAAGATTGAGCAGGATGGCACTCCAAACAAACCCGAGGACAAGGCCCACAAGGCTGCTACCAAAATACAGGCCAGCTTCCGTGGACACATAACCCGGAAAAAGATGAAAGAcggagaggaggagaaggagggagacAGTCCTGCTGCTGCAGAGGAGGCGACGGAGGGGGGAGAGGAGGAAAAGAAAGTCAACGGCGAGGAAACTCCTGCTATCGACGAAGCCGAAGAGGTGGAGAgtaagaagaaggaggaggacaaGAGCCAAGCCAAAAGCCCGGTTGCGGAAAAGCCGCCTGCGACAGCGACGTCTCCTGTAGCGGCGGCCCCAGTGGCAGCCTCTCCAACGGCGGCCACGGCGCCCTCCAAAGCTCAAAAAGAGGAGCCAAAGGTGGTGGAGAAAGCTGAGGAGAAGCCCAAAGAAGTGGAGGCTCCAGCGGCGGCAGCCAAGAGTCCTACCACGGTCACGGccaaggagaaggaggaggagaagagtgaAGAGAAAAAGGAAGAGGCCAGACAAGCCGATGTGCCTGCTGTCAGTCCGACGGCTGAGAAGGAGAAACCTaaccaaacaaaagaaaatcaaG AGGAGTCTAAAGCAGAGGAGCCCACCCCGGCAGATGCTGCAGAGGAGCCCGCTGAGTCCAAGGATGACTAA